GGGCCAGCACGGCGCGGCGGGCGACGCCGACGTCCTGCCCCAGGTTGGTCAGGAGTTGCTCCCAGTGCAGGTTGAGGTAGCGGTAGTAACAGGAGCTGTTGAACTCGACATCACCGATCATGCCCGCGCCGGGATCAGTGGTCAGGTCATCTATGGCGGTGTAATAGTCGGACTCTTGTGTGAGGGCATGAGTCGACAGAGCATGGCTAACCTGGACCGCGGCGTGCACGTCTTCAAAGGCATCCGAAGTGGTCATTCGGCCAAAGAGGGCGATGTCTACGGAGCGAGGCAGTACGTCGCTCTTGAGCTCGGAGGTGATCTTGTCGATCTTGAGCTTTTTGGTGTCGTTCCACTCCCTGGGTCCGTGCTTCTGGTACAGCTCGACCAGTTTCGCCGCCAGGCGAGGCAGCTCGTCGCCACCGACAAAGATCAACTGTTTGGTATCGAGCTCAGGAGCGGCTTCCTCCGCGGCGGCACCTTCGGTCGGCTCCTCTTCGGCCGCCTCTTTGCGCGATTCGCGGCCGATTTCGGCTACCCGCGAGAGGATCGCGGTGCGAGCGCTGGCGTCGACGTTCATTCGTTCGAGCTCTGCCGCCAGCAACTGATGCAGCTTTTTGGTGCGCGTTCCCAGCAGGCCATCGGCGGCAAAGGCCTCGGCAAAGACCTGCGACTTGCGCATACTGCGTTTCAGGCACTGGCTGGAAACGCGGCCGCGGCGGTAACCGCCAAAGAAAGCGTCTTTGGGCGCGCCTGTGTCGTCGCGGTTGAGGTTGGAAGGGGCATAGTTCTGCAGGATGTGAAACTGGATCAGCATCTAGTCCTCCTTGGTAGATGTGGTCGTGCCAGCGAAATAGGAGCGGGCCCATCTCTGCTGGACGTAGCGGTCGGGGTGGTTCCAGGCAAGCAGGTTGCGCAGCAGCAGCGGCCAGTCGACGCGCACGCGGTTCGAAGCCAGAAAGCGCACTGCCTGGCGCAGCCGAAAGGGAAGCTGAGCCGAGTCGGCGTCGAGAAGATACTCCATGCGCCGGTCCAGCCCTTTGGCGTTGAAAGCGGTGCGTGCGCGGCGAAGGGCGGCACCCAGGTCGCTGCCAGAGGTGGAGCCGGTCAGCGGATACAGTGTGGCCACCAGGAAGTAGGCCCATTCCTGGGCCGGGGTCACGCCAGGTGGCAGAAGGGAATAGAACAGGGCCAACACGTCCCGCGCCTCGGCCAGGGTCTTGCCGGCGTTGCGCTTCAGGCGCGCCCGGTCGCCGGGGTCGAGGCGGGCCAGGCGGGACACAAAACGCTCACTGGTCGGATCGGGTTGCACATTGTGCATTTGCTTCCTCCCATCCCTGTTGTCGGGCGAAATCTCGCTTGAGCCGGAAAAGGGCTGAGCGCATCCGCCGCTCTGCGTCGACTCGCTGGCGGAGACTGGCGGCGTTGTCTCCCACCAGAGCGCAGGCCTTGAGAAAAGCTGAGCGGGCCTGCCCCTCAACGCACTGGGTCCAGGTCCGGAGAACCTGATCTCGCGGAGCATCGTCGCGCGCCAGCTCCACGATGAATTCGCGGAAGGGAGTGGCCAGGCCTGACCACAGCTCATCACTCATCCAATTGATGACGGACTCGTTGCGTTTCGTCTTGCCGCTGCCGCCGATGGCAGAGCGCAGCGCTGCTCTGAGTTTGGCCGCACAGTCTCCGGCGAAGGACAGCGCATCCTCGACCGTCAGGCCGGCGCTCTCATCTGCCAGCAGGCCAGCCGGGATTTCGAAGGCCGCGTCGGTCCACTCAAACACCTTGGCCTTCATGTCGGTGCGCAGGCCGATGCAGCGCACCGGAAAAACCCACTCATCGCCCGCCAGTCCCAGGGCCGCAGCCTGGTCGAGCACCCGCGGCCGGATGGTTCGCTCCTGCTCTTCGCCGCGGGGAGCCTCCAGGAACAGGGAGGCGAACTCACGCCAGGTTGCCTTGCCTGCGGTTGGGCGAAGGGACAGCGGCGGTTTGGGCGAGTCTTTCGGGCGGAGCCGGTAGGCACAGAAGGGATCGAACCAGAAAGGCGCGTCTTTGGGCCGGCTCTCGCCCATCTCAAAGACCATCGTGCTGACGCCCCAGGGAAAGCGGCGACCGCAACGCGTGCAGGAACCGGTCATGGGCGTCGGGTGCAGGCGGACCCGGCGGGCGGGAAAAGTGAGGCTGTGCAGGTAGCTCACCTCGAGCACCTCGGCGCTGCGCGGAACAAGTGCGGGCCGCGTCCACCAGGCCAGGTCCTGCTGGCAGGATGCGACCTGAGGTTGATATTCCGGGAGCATCAGCGAGGCAACGAGGCGGTGAAACAACGTCTTTGCGGCGGGCAGCACATAGATAGGCGGCACGCCATTGATGGATGGCCGGAAGGTACGACCTTCGGAAATGGCGAACGCTGGCACCGCGGCGAGCCCGCCGGCGGCGCAAGCGGAGCAGTACAGGTACCGTGCCTCCAGGCCGTGGCGAAAATGCGTGGCGTTGGATCCCGCCGGCACCTCCGGTGTCAGCTGGGCCACCGTCTTTAGCGAGTCCCCTTTGGCCGGTGCAAGGGGCAAATCACAGCTCTGCAAAAAAGGCTCATCCGGCGAGAACAGGTCAAAGCGGTGGCCGTACTGCGCGGCAAAGCGGGAGAGCGGCTCGGCCGGAAACGCGCTGCTGTCCCACAACCGCTTCAACTCGCCTTTGCTGCGCGGGTCAAGGGCCGCCTGGGCAATGGCCGTGAGCAGCCGGTGAACCCCCACCACGATTAGAG
The window above is part of the Chloroflexi bacterium ADurb.Bin180 genome. Proteins encoded here:
- the cse1 gene encoding CRISPR-associated protein CasA/Cse1, with amino-acid sequence MTIPRQDAPHFDLWTENWITLQKPDGAVEALGLEGALRRAHEFRAILEPSPLIVVGVHRLLTAIAQAALDPRSKGELKRLWDSSAFPAEPLSRFAAQYGHRFDLFSPDEPFLQSCDLPLAPAKGDSLKTVAQLTPEVPAGSNATHFRHGLEARYLYCSACAAGGLAAVPAFAISEGRTFRPSINGVPPIYVLPAAKTLFHRLVASLMLPEYQPQVASCQQDLAWWTRPALVPRSAEVLEVSYLHSLTFPARRVRLHPTPMTGSCTRCGRRFPWGVSTMVFEMGESRPKDAPFWFDPFCAYRLRPKDSPKPPLSLRPTAGKATWREFASLFLEAPRGEEQERTIRPRVLDQAAALGLAGDEWVFPVRCIGLRTDMKAKVFEWTDAAFEIPAGLLADESAGLTVEDALSFAGDCAAKLRAALRSAIGGSGKTKRNESVINWMSDELWSGLATPFREFIVELARDDAPRDQVLRTWTQCVEGQARSAFLKACALVGDNAASLRQRVDAERRMRSALFRLKRDFARQQGWEEANAQCATRSDQ
- the cse2 gene encoding CRISPR-associated protein Cse2, whose product is MHNVQPDPTSERFVSRLARLDPGDRARLKRNAGKTLAEARDVLALFYSLLPPGVTPAQEWAYFLVATLYPLTGSTSGSDLGAALRRARTAFNAKGLDRRMEYLLDADSAQLPFRLRQAVRFLASNRVRVDWPLLLRNLLAWNHPDRYVQQRWARSYFAGTTTSTKED
- the casC gene encoding CRISPR system Cascade subunit CasC; the encoded protein is MLIQFHILQNYAPSNLNRDDTGAPKDAFFGGYRRGRVSSQCLKRSMRKSQVFAEAFAADGLLGTRTKKLHQLLAAELERMNVDASARTAILSRVAEIGRESRKEAAEEEPTEGAAAEEAAPELDTKQLIFVGGDELPRLAAKLVELYQKHGPREWNDTKKLKIDKITSELKSDVLPRSVDIALFGRMTTSDAFEDVHAAVQVSHALSTHALTQESDYYTAIDDLTTDPGAGMIGDVEFNSSCYYRYLNLHWEQLLTNLGQDVGVARRAVLALLRASVLAQPSGKQNSFAAQNPPDWVMVEVSPTNLAVSCANAFVRPVRAGPDQSLVDASVAALADYLQRLDTVYEPAARRCFIATGDWALPGAERAGSLSALAAWLEARLPEG